One stretch of Microvirga lotononidis DNA includes these proteins:
- a CDS encoding PhoH family protein, with the protein MSPADNATARAQKGRNANSLHPGVVEEAEIILTFDDNRLASLVFGQYDQNLAHLERRLNVTAIANGNRVTVKGTPEGSELARRVLEGLYERARQGGALGPGDVDGAIEESTLQGSLFPAAEEQPASGLTAFDQISTRRRGPVRARNASQNTYIKALKTNELVFAEGPAGTGKTWLAVGYAVSLLEQGQVDRLIISRPAVEAGERLGFLPGDMREKVDPYLRPIYDALYDFMEARHVDRGLQTGMIEIAPLAFMRGRTLTNALVLLDEAQNTTSMQMKMFLTRLGEGSRMIITGDPTQIDLPPGQKSGLVEAVRILHGVEGIARVTFKEADVVRHDLVRRIVTAYDKAAREAPPQQDQPRYDRDRRP; encoded by the coding sequence TTGAGCCCAGCGGACAACGCGACCGCACGAGCCCAAAAGGGACGGAACGCCAACAGCTTGCACCCCGGCGTCGTGGAAGAGGCGGAGATCATTCTCACCTTCGACGACAACCGCCTCGCCAGCCTCGTCTTCGGACAATACGACCAGAACCTCGCCCATCTGGAGCGGCGCCTGAACGTGACCGCCATCGCCAACGGCAACCGGGTCACCGTCAAGGGAACGCCCGAGGGCTCCGAGCTGGCGCGCCGGGTTCTGGAAGGGCTCTATGAGCGCGCCCGGCAGGGTGGAGCACTCGGACCGGGCGACGTGGACGGCGCCATCGAGGAGAGCACCCTGCAGGGCAGCCTCTTCCCGGCCGCCGAGGAGCAGCCGGCCTCGGGTCTTACGGCCTTCGACCAGATCTCCACCCGCAGGCGCGGGCCTGTCCGGGCCCGCAACGCTTCGCAGAACACCTATATCAAGGCGCTCAAGACCAACGAACTCGTCTTCGCCGAGGGCCCGGCCGGCACCGGCAAGACCTGGCTTGCGGTGGGCTATGCCGTGTCTCTCCTGGAACAGGGCCAGGTGGACCGTCTGATCATCTCCCGCCCGGCCGTGGAAGCGGGCGAGCGCCTCGGCTTCCTGCCGGGCGACATGCGCGAGAAGGTCGATCCGTATCTGCGCCCGATTTACGACGCGCTCTACGATTTCATGGAAGCGCGCCATGTGGATCGCGGCCTGCAGACCGGCATGATCGAAATCGCTCCTCTCGCCTTCATGCGCGGGCGCACGCTCACCAACGCCTTGGTGCTGCTCGACGAGGCGCAGAACACCACGTCGATGCAGATGAAGATGTTCCTGACCCGGCTCGGCGAAGGCTCGCGGATGATCATCACCGGCGACCCGACGCAGATCGACCTGCCGCCGGGCCAGAAATCCGGCCTGGTCGAGGCGGTGCGCATCCTGCACGGCGTCGAGGGCATCGCCCGCGTCACCTTCAAGGAGGCCGACGTGGTGCGCCACGATCTCGTACGCCGCATCGTGACCGCCTACGACAAGGCCGCCCGCGAGGCGCCGCCTCAACAGGATCAACCCCGTTACGACCGGGACCGCAGACCGTGA